The genomic window CAGGTCACAGGCTCCCAAAGGGAAGACCCACAGGTGCCAATCCCAGCTGGACCTGCAGAGTAGGCAGGGCTGATCAACAGGATGCCATAGCCCAAGGCTCATCTTAAGAGTAGGAGAATCATATGATTCCATCCCCAGAGAGGTAAAGGCACGAGGCCTGACACCTGAGAGGGTACACTGGGGACAAAGGTGCAGCCAGCCCTGTAGCTGGGACACGTGCCCTACTTGGCTTCGTCTGAGACACATCCCAAGTGATGGAAACTCCAGGGAGGGATGGAAATCCCAAAGTCCATCCAGATCTGTTAGCACAGGGTCCATGTGTTTGTTCCGGATCCCCAGGTGAGGTCACCAAAACTGGATTCTCCAGCCTGATGTCCGTGGTGGCTGATAAAGCCGTGGTGAGAAAGGAACCCCTCTGGGCGGTAGTGAAAGACGATGACTACTGGGTCAACAACAAGCATGACAGGAAGCTGCCCCGGCGGAGTGTGGACCAGATTATCCAGGAAGCAGAGTCTCTGGTGGGGAAGACGATGCCATACAGTGTCGCCAGTGAGAATTGCGAGCACTTCGTCACCAAGCTGCGCTACGGTGTGGCCAGGAGTGACCAGGTGGGGGCGGagtgggccctgctctgtgtgtgtgtgtgtatgtgtgtacacacacatgccATGTGAGGCCCTGCTATGTGTGCCCATGTAACCCACAcagctcctgggtgtggtgttctgtccaatCTAGTGATACCGAgcccacttagagattaatgagtctgctcttaCACACAGACCCCATCCGAGATAGGTGCCCTGTCGTGCTGGGCtttacacagacacacagcgagagacagtccctgccctgatgagTTTACAATCCAACTAGACAAAGGATGGGAAGGGAGGCCCAGAGCAGgtaagggacttgcccagggcCAGGAGTAGAGCCCGGAATACAACAAAGGGGACCAAAGACTCAGCACAACTCCTGAACCACAGTTACGCTGCCTCCACTGAACTGTGGAGATCGGATGCCTTAAAATGGACTTTAACTCAGCATGGTCCTTGTGCCATTTACTGCTGTGTTTAAATCCTCCTGGGGTATCCAGGGCC from Gopherus flavomarginatus isolate rGopFla2 chromosome 6, rGopFla2.mat.asm, whole genome shotgun sequence includes these protein-coding regions:
- the LOC127053265 gene encoding phospholipase A and acyltransferase 3-like: MPLKGVEPKPGDLIEISRFGYRHWALYVGYGYVIHLAPPSEVTKTGFSSLMSVVADKAVVRKEPLWAVVKDDDYWVNNKHDRKLPRRSVDQIIQEAESLVGKTMPYSVASENCEHFVTKLRYGVARSDQVRDAMVAGAVGIVGVGVLLAAATFIGSLLSDNKQEDE